Proteins found in one Oreochromis niloticus isolate F11D_XX linkage group LG22, O_niloticus_UMD_NMBU, whole genome shotgun sequence genomic segment:
- the lg22h6orf136 gene encoding uncharacterized protein C6orf136 homolog, with translation MSVSRGGVAFWVGCIRSQGRRQPIQKWSWSFRQVVDCQTRPLSSVAWALAPPNSLRYQNFRQPVLSNPIHHASQPQTLGYGEEDWEDSLSVCVLVRQGESHGLHTLLEIPLFGHNKMGRPLTSSEFLFPLTTVDGSREDDINVETFKSNNTDAVKREHGCFRSLFETEGCPAPFMSGSKFYCFHCPGTHLVPNNVLKYSQDSGLDKKTVELPSISLCSHTGRAEGEHIESDREGEEKLAMMYERLRIELPRFFMTNHDYSMYSNDVEFLNGLINIKTRGRVMYRLTLSLWRLLCLCYYAEARLDVLKLTKHMEDGTIKARWRIRGLPFHSLLLRFYRKDKSHLYRSYDAFSTFYIGHDGFIHCHKVEKVMPAQPPVLPRVTSLLTGVLVALGVQEHRPALNLLPLLLSSLRQSRN, from the exons ATGTCTGTGAGCAGAGGAGGCGTGGCCTTCTGGGTGGGTTGTATCCGCAGCCAAGGGAGAAGGCAGCCCATCCAAAAATGGAGCTGGAGTTTCAGACAG GTGGTGGATTGCCAGACCCGCCCCCTGAGCAGTGTAGCATGGGCCCTTGCCCCACCCAACAGCCTGAGATATCAGAACTTTAGGCAGCCGGTGCTGTCTAATCCAATACATCATGCAAGCCAGCCTCAAACACTGGGCTACGGCGAGGAGGACTGGGAGGACTCTCTCAGTGTTTGTGTGCTGGTGCGACAGGGCGAGTCACATGGCCTCCACACCCTTCTGGAGATCCCTCTGTTTGGTCACAATAAAATGGGAAGGCCCCTCACGTCTTCAGAGTTCTTGTTTCCACTGACCACAGTGGATGGTAGCAGAGAGGATGACATTAACGTAGAGACCTTCAAAAGTAACAACACTGATGCTGTAAAGAGAGAACACGGCTGCTTCAGAAGCCTGTTTGAAACTGAGGGATGTCCTGCACCATTCATGTCTGGCTCCAAGTTTTACTGTTTTCATTGCCCTGGCACACACTTGGTGCCTAACAATGTGCTAAAATACAGCCAGGACAGCGGACTTGACAAGAAGACGGTGGAGCTGCCCTCTATATCTCTGTGTAGCCATACAGGCAGAGCAGAGGGGGAGCATATTGAGAGTGACAGGGAAGGAGAGGAAAAACTGGCCATGATGTATGAAAGGCTGAGGATAGAG cttccaAGATTCTTTATGACAAACCATGACTACTCCATGTACTCAAATGATGTGGAATTCCTCAACGGCCTCATAAATATCAAGACCAG gGGCCGTGTGATGTACCGGCTCACGCTCTCCCTGTGGCGCCTACTGTGTCTGTGCTACTACGCTGAAGCTCGACTGGATGTACTGAAGCTTACCAAACACATGGAGGACGGGACCATTAAGGCTCGCTGGAGGATCAGAGGTCTTCCTTTCCACTCTCTGCTGCTGCGCTTCTATCGCAAAGACAAATCGCACCTGTACAG GTCCTATGATGCATTCTCTACGTTCTACATTGGACATGACGGATTTATTCACTGTCACAAAGTTGAGAAG GTGATGCCAGCTCAGCCCCCTGTCCTGCCCAGAGTAACTTCCCTCTTGACAGGGGTTCTGGTGGCACTGGGAGTGCAGGAACATCGACCTGCTCTCAATTTGTTACCCCTGCTTCTGTCATCACTGCGACAAAGCAGAAACTGA